A genomic stretch from Deinococcus radiotolerans includes:
- a CDS encoding spermidine synthase, whose product MKPWVHLGSAPVPGSRDELQLWQRDTEFSIRVRGTPYDLMNSRQHGSEEALADLALTGLGAAAPRVLIGGLGMGFTLAAALHTLPDDSQVTVAELVPEVVSWNHGPLGEVAGHPLRDPRVTVAVADVGEVMRTHPTKFDAILLDVDNGPEGMTRAANDALYGPRGLATARAALRPDGVLAVWSVEHVPRFTDALTRAGFTTHVHHPRARHGRGGKHTVWTGRKGG is encoded by the coding sequence TTGAAACCCTGGGTTCACCTCGGGTCCGCGCCCGTGCCCGGCAGCCGCGACGAACTGCAGCTGTGGCAGCGGGACACCGAGTTCAGCATCCGCGTGCGCGGCACGCCGTACGACCTCATGAACTCCCGCCAGCACGGCAGTGAGGAGGCGCTGGCCGACCTTGCCCTGACAGGGCTGGGAGCCGCCGCGCCGCGCGTCCTGATCGGCGGGCTGGGCATGGGCTTCACCCTGGCCGCCGCGCTGCACACCCTGCCAGACGATTCACAGGTGACGGTGGCGGAACTCGTGCCGGAGGTCGTCTCGTGGAACCACGGGCCGCTGGGCGAGGTCGCCGGGCACCCCCTGCGCGACCCGCGCGTGACCGTCGCCGTCGCCGACGTAGGTGAAGTGATGCGCACCCACCCCACCAAGTTCGACGCGATCCTGCTGGACGTGGACAACGGCCCCGAGGGCATGACCCGCGCCGCGAACGACGCCCTGTACGGCCCGCGCGGCCTCGCCACCGCCCGCGCCGCCCTGCGCCCCGATGGGGTGCTGGCCGTGTGGAGCGTCGAACACGTCCCCCGCTTCACCGACGCCCTGACCCGCGCCGGATTCACCACCCACGTCCACCACCCCCGCGCCCGCCACGGCAGGGGCGGCAAACACACCGTCTGGACGGGGAGGAAGGGCGGGTAG
- a CDS encoding chromate transporter produces the protein MTADPLDILLTFARLGLVSFGGANLPEIERVLVEQKHWITPQLLANGFALGQVMPGPNMLAMTHYGFAAGGWLGAFAATLGFYGPTALLSAAAMTTWQRLSRWRWLPSLRSALLPFGAGVLLAGVLVLARGSIHSPAGALIAAVSFALLWRTRVNAALIVVGAAVLGAVLSL, from the coding sequence ATGACCGCCGATCCGCTGGACATCCTGCTCACGTTCGCGCGGCTGGGCCTCGTGAGTTTCGGCGGCGCGAACCTCCCCGAGATCGAACGCGTCCTGGTCGAACAGAAACACTGGATCACGCCGCAGCTTCTCGCAAACGGGTTCGCGCTGGGGCAGGTCATGCCCGGACCGAACATGCTGGCCATGACCCACTACGGCTTCGCGGCGGGCGGCTGGCTGGGCGCGTTCGCCGCCACGCTGGGCTTCTACGGCCCCACCGCGCTCCTCAGTGCCGCCGCGATGACCACGTGGCAGCGCCTGAGCCGCTGGCGCTGGCTGCCCTCCCTGCGCAGCGCCCTGCTCCCCTTCGGCGCGGGCGTGCTGCTGGCGGGCGTGCTGGTCCTCGCACGCGGCAGCATTCACAGCCCGGCAGGCGCGCTGATCGCCGCCGTGTCGTTCGCGCTGCTGTGGCGCACCCGAGTGAACGCCGCGCTGATCGTCGTGGGAGCCGCCGTGCTGGGCGCCGTCCTCAGCCTGTAA
- the aspS gene encoding aspartate--tRNA(Asn) ligase: MTTPATPEQPAQHRLPRTLTRDLSHHDGQTVRLQGFVHARRDLGGVQFIVLRDVSGVTQCVGSGLTLPLAESSVEVTGKVKAHPKAPGGFEVQVEDFRVISAAVEPAPVEIPKMEWNVNPETMLDYRVVTVRGLKERAALKVQAELVAAFRDHLMTEGFTEISTPKIVSAGAEGGANLFPIDYFGHPAYLAQSPQLYKQIMVGVFERVFEVAPVYRAEEHATSRHLNEYLSLDVEMGFIEDEEDVMSLENRLLAAIMTRLKSTAQAEFDLLGATIPDVPAHIPRITLLDARALVTEKYGHQVGGKDLDPEAERLLCQHYAETEGSDFVFVAKYPRAARPFYAHPDANADGTPSSEITRGFDLLFRGIEITSGGQRIHDHAMLMDSIATYKLNPETLEGYTEVFKYGMPPHGGFAIGAERLTAKLLGISNVRYARAFPRDRHRLTP; encoded by the coding sequence ATGACCACCCCAGCCACCCCCGAACAGCCCGCCCAGCACCGCCTGCCCCGAACCCTCACCCGCGACCTCAGCCACCACGACGGTCAGACCGTTCGCCTCCAGGGCTTCGTGCACGCCCGGCGCGACCTGGGCGGCGTGCAGTTCATCGTGCTGCGCGACGTGAGCGGCGTCACCCAGTGCGTCGGCAGCGGCCTGACCCTGCCCCTGGCCGAGAGCAGCGTGGAGGTCACCGGGAAGGTCAAGGCGCACCCCAAGGCCCCCGGCGGCTTCGAGGTGCAGGTCGAGGACTTCCGCGTCATCAGCGCCGCTGTGGAGCCCGCCCCGGTCGAGATTCCCAAGATGGAATGGAACGTCAACCCGGAAACCATGCTCGACTACCGCGTCGTCACCGTGCGCGGCCTGAAGGAACGCGCCGCGCTGAAGGTCCAGGCGGAACTCGTCGCCGCCTTCCGTGACCACCTGATGACCGAGGGCTTCACCGAGATCAGCACCCCCAAGATCGTCTCGGCAGGCGCCGAGGGCGGCGCGAACCTGTTCCCCATCGACTATTTCGGGCACCCCGCGTACCTCGCGCAGAGCCCGCAGCTGTACAAGCAGATCATGGTTGGCGTCTTCGAGCGCGTGTTCGAGGTCGCGCCCGTCTACCGCGCCGAGGAGCACGCCACCAGCCGCCACCTCAACGAGTACCTGAGCCTGGACGTCGAGATGGGCTTCATCGAGGACGAGGAAGACGTCATGAGCTTGGAGAACCGCCTCCTGGCCGCCATCATGACCCGCCTGAAGAGCACCGCGCAGGCCGAGTTCGACCTGCTCGGCGCGACCATCCCCGACGTGCCCGCCCACATCCCCCGCATCACGCTGCTGGACGCCCGCGCGCTGGTCACCGAGAAGTACGGGCATCAGGTGGGCGGCAAGGACCTCGACCCGGAAGCCGAGCGCCTGCTGTGCCAGCACTACGCGGAAACGGAGGGCAGCGACTTCGTGTTCGTCGCGAAATACCCCCGCGCCGCCCGCCCGTTCTACGCCCACCCGGACGCGAACGCCGACGGTACCCCCAGCAGCGAGATCACCCGCGGCTTCGACCTCCTGTTCCGCGGCATCGAGATCACGAGCGGCGGGCAGCGCATCCACGACCACGCCATGCTCATGGACTCCATCGCCACGTACAAACTCAACCCCGAGACGCTGGAAGGCTACACCGAGGTCTTCAAGTACGGCATGCCCCCCCACGGCGGCTTCGCCATCGGCGCCGAACGCCTCACCGCCAAACTGCTGGGCATCAGCAACGTCCGCTACGCCCGCGCCTTCCCCCGCGACCGCCACCGCCTCACCCCTTAA
- a CDS encoding chromate transporter, whose product MSAPTTPAASAAPPLPVQPPTPTGLLRLFVGVALVGIGGGLPAHTRRALTTRGWMTDAEFAEAYTLAQLTPGPNAVNLAAMIGARLLGGGGAALAVVGILTPGLIAMLTVTVFTLGLPGGLPSGVQSGLRGAACAALGVMLTAALPVLKVTAGIRFGPTLAVITFLLLAVLRADLLLVLAGTVIVGLILHRPRSGE is encoded by the coding sequence ATGAGCGCGCCCACCACCCCGGCCGCCAGCGCGGCGCCCCCCCTTCCCGTCCAGCCTCCCACCCCGACCGGACTGCTCCGGCTGTTCGTAGGGGTCGCGCTGGTCGGCATTGGCGGCGGCCTGCCCGCCCACACCCGCCGCGCCCTGACCACCCGCGGCTGGATGACCGACGCCGAATTCGCCGAGGCCTACACGCTGGCGCAGCTCACGCCCGGCCCGAACGCCGTGAACCTCGCCGCGATGATCGGCGCGCGCCTGCTGGGCGGGGGCGGCGCGGCGCTGGCGGTCGTGGGCATCCTCACGCCCGGCCTGATCGCCATGCTGACCGTCACCGTCTTCACCCTCGGCCTGCCCGGCGGCCTGCCCAGTGGCGTACAGAGCGGCCTGCGGGGCGCGGCCTGCGCGGCGCTGGGCGTCATGCTGACCGCCGCCCTGCCGGTCCTGAAGGTCACGGCGGGCATCCGCTTCGGCCCCACCCTCGCCGTGATCACCTTCCTGCTCCTTGCCGTCCTGCGCGCCGATCTGCTGCTCGTCCTGGCGGGCACCGTGATCGTCGGCCTGATCCTCCACCGCCCCCGGAGCGGCGAATGA
- a CDS encoding thioredoxin domain-containing protein produces MNRLGQESSPYLRQHADNPVAWWPWGEAAFREARERDVPVLLSVGYSTCHWCHVMAHESFEDEATAGYMNAHFVNVKVDREERPDVDAVYMAATQALTGQGGWPMTVFLTPDGAPFYAGTYFPARDGHGLPSFSRVMASVERAWREERPKLLGNAEALTEHVREASRPRVAEGEVDAGLLERAVGNLRRVFDEALGGFGDAPKFPAPTTLDFLLTQPTGRLMALHTLRRMLAGGLHDQLGGGFHRYSVDEAWRVPHFEKMLYDNAQLTRTLLRAYQLSGDSAFAQAARAALEYLRREMLAPDGGFYSAQDADTGGVEGLTFTWTPAEVWEVLGDADGELLCRHLDISEPGNFLDPHRPEVGRRSVPFVALPVPDLALELRQTEAEVAAHLDALKVRLLAARAQRPQPGTDDKVLTSWNGLALAAFADAARILREPAYLEVARRNAAFIESHLSLPDGTLRHTWGGGQARVEGLMEDHALYALGLVALFQAGGDLTHLHRARELWGVVRRDFWNEEAGVFMASGGRAEPLLARQAPGFDSAVLSENAAGALLALWMHRSFADEAAEGMARRTVNAFRSDMLAAAGGFGGLWLAAAFLHAPHTEVAIIGTAGERAPLEEVAAGVFLPFAALAFTEAGGDLPVLQDRPGDGRGYVCLHHTCDLPTTDPGVFRAQLDRVAGGGR; encoded by the coding sequence ATGAACCGCTTGGGTCAGGAGAGCAGCCCGTACCTTCGTCAGCATGCGGACAACCCGGTGGCGTGGTGGCCGTGGGGCGAGGCGGCGTTCCGGGAGGCGCGGGAGCGGGACGTGCCGGTGCTGCTGTCGGTGGGGTACTCGACGTGCCACTGGTGTCACGTGATGGCGCACGAGAGTTTCGAGGACGAGGCGACGGCCGGGTACATGAACGCGCACTTCGTGAACGTGAAGGTGGACCGCGAGGAGCGGCCGGACGTGGACGCGGTGTACATGGCGGCCACGCAGGCCCTGACCGGTCAGGGCGGCTGGCCGATGACGGTGTTCCTGACACCGGACGGCGCGCCGTTCTACGCCGGGACGTACTTCCCCGCGCGCGACGGACACGGCCTGCCGAGTTTCTCGCGGGTGATGGCCAGCGTGGAGCGCGCGTGGCGCGAGGAGCGGCCCAAGCTGCTGGGGAACGCCGAGGCGCTGACCGAGCATGTCCGCGAGGCCAGCCGGCCGCGCGTGGCGGAAGGTGAGGTGGACGCCGGGCTGCTGGAGCGGGCGGTGGGGAACCTGCGGCGGGTGTTCGACGAGGCGCTGGGCGGATTTGGCGACGCGCCGAAGTTCCCGGCCCCGACGACGCTGGATTTCCTGCTGACGCAGCCCACGGGCCGCCTGATGGCGCTGCACACGCTGCGGCGCATGCTGGCGGGCGGGCTGCACGATCAGCTGGGTGGCGGCTTCCACCGCTACAGCGTGGACGAGGCGTGGCGGGTGCCGCACTTCGAGAAGATGCTGTACGACAACGCCCAGCTGACCCGCACGCTGCTGCGCGCCTACCAGCTCAGCGGGGACTCGGCGTTCGCGCAGGCGGCGCGCGCCGCGCTGGAGTACCTGCGGCGCGAGATGCTCGCCCCGGACGGAGGCTTCTACTCCGCGCAGGACGCGGATACGGGGGGCGTGGAGGGCCTGACATTCACGTGGACGCCCGCCGAGGTCTGGGAAGTGCTGGGCGACGCGGACGGCGAGCTGCTGTGCCGTCACCTGGACATCAGCGAGCCCGGGAACTTCCTCGACCCACACCGGCCCGAGGTGGGGCGGCGCAGCGTGCCGTTCGTGGCGCTGCCCGTGCCGGATCTGGCGCTGGAGCTCCGGCAGACGGAAGCGGAGGTCGCGGCGCACCTGGACGCCCTGAAGGTGCGCCTCCTGGCGGCCCGCGCGCAGCGGCCGCAGCCGGGAACGGACGACAAGGTCCTCACGTCGTGGAACGGGCTGGCGCTGGCGGCCTTCGCGGACGCGGCCCGCATCCTCCGTGAGCCCGCGTATCTGGAGGTCGCACGCCGGAACGCGGCGTTCATCGAGAGTCACCTGAGCCTGCCGGACGGCACGCTGCGGCACACCTGGGGGGGCGGACAGGCGCGCGTGGAGGGCCTGATGGAGGACCACGCGCTGTACGCGCTGGGGCTCGTGGCGCTGTTCCAGGCGGGCGGTGACCTGACGCACCTGCACCGCGCGCGCGAGCTGTGGGGGGTGGTGCGCCGCGACTTCTGGAACGAGGAGGCGGGCGTGTTCATGGCCTCCGGGGGCCGCGCCGAACCGCTGCTGGCGCGGCAGGCTCCGGGCTTCGACAGCGCCGTCCTGTCCGAGAACGCGGCAGGGGCGCTGCTAGCGCTGTGGATGCACCGCTCCTTCGCGGACGAGGCGGCGGAGGGCATGGCGCGCCGCACCGTGAACGCCTTCCGATCCGACATGCTGGCCGCTGCGGGCGGCTTCGGCGGGCTGTGGCTGGCCGCCGCGTTCCTCCACGCCCCTCACACCGAGGTCGCCATCATCGGCACCGCTGGGGAACGCGCCCCGCTGGAAGAAGTCGCGGCGGGCGTGTTCCTCCCCTTCGCCGCGCTGGCCTTCACGGAGGCGGGTGGTGACCTGCCCGTCCTTCAGGACCGCCCCGGTGACGGGCGCGGGTACGTGTGCCTGCACCACACCTGCGACCTGCCCACTACCGATCCCGGCGTGTTCCGGGCGCAGCTGGACCGGGTGGCTGGTGGGGGCCGGTAG
- a CDS encoding alpha/beta hydrolase family protein, with amino-acid sequence MTDHARGSNEQALNEEFAQFSVGGQRVYGMLHRPAGDAPAHGWPSVILLHGFTGSRTSDHRLFPLLSRHLAARGVASLRFDFRGSGESHGDFSEMTVTREVEDTLAAFDYVRRQPGLDPQRVMLLGFSMGGLVAAQSAAQARPHRLALWAPALPDLWLPFLRGGFLPATITDYGGWPLGRDFLQEVTRLRPLDAAAAWGGEARVFHGDQDKTCPPEYGVRYAQALHCDAIAIPGAGHTFDKLEQVDLLFRETTRFLTGG; translated from the coding sequence ATGACCGACCACGCCCGAGGCAGCAACGAACAGGCCCTGAACGAGGAATTCGCGCAGTTCAGCGTCGGCGGGCAGCGCGTATACGGCATGCTGCACCGTCCCGCCGGGGACGCTCCCGCGCACGGCTGGCCCAGCGTGATCCTCCTGCACGGCTTCACCGGCAGCCGCACCAGCGACCACCGCCTCTTCCCGCTGCTCTCCCGGCACCTCGCCGCGCGGGGCGTCGCCAGCCTCCGCTTCGACTTCCGCGGCAGCGGCGAGAGCCACGGGGATTTCAGCGAGATGACCGTCACCCGCGAGGTCGAAGACACCCTCGCCGCGTTCGACTACGTGCGCCGCCAGCCCGGCCTCGACCCCCAGCGCGTCATGCTGCTCGGCTTCAGCATGGGCGGCCTCGTCGCCGCCCAGAGCGCCGCGCAGGCCCGCCCCCACCGCCTCGCCCTGTGGGCCCCCGCCCTGCCCGACCTCTGGCTCCCCTTCCTACGCGGCGGCTTCCTGCCCGCCACCATCACCGATTATGGCGGCTGGCCGCTGGGCCGCGACTTCCTCCAGGAAGTCACCCGCCTACGTCCCCTCGACGCCGCCGCCGCGTGGGGCGGCGAAGCCCGAGTCTTCCACGGCGACCAGGACAAAACCTGCCCCCCCGAGTACGGCGTCCGCTACGCCCAGGCCCTGCACTGCGACGCCATCGCCATCCCCGGCGCCGGCCACACCTTCGACAAGCTCGAGCAGGTGGACCTCCTCTTCCGAGAGACGACGCGATTCCTCACCGGGGGGTGA
- a CDS encoding transglutaminase-like domain-containing protein has translation MAQPDAPAADPQSSFDRPVRVRAGFQLTFDVPYPTPMLFVVQPRDRLEPTGTRQRILDQRPLGAAQGIHTYTDTHGNAVWRTVAQPGTFTIGHDLIAEITRNADPAHPDLPKTPVEALPDETITYLLPSRYVDSDLISADAWERFGHIQGGWAQVQAISDYLNDTCTYGYGSTSATTAFQALGSGRAVCRDFAHMGVAFCRALNIPARYVCGYLPDIDITPDPVPMDFHAWFEAFIDGQWRTFDARHNRPRAGRILIAQGRDASDVAFTTSFGSARLTHMKVWADEAAPDMTLDTPPNPRIF, from the coding sequence ATGGCCCAGCCCGACGCCCCCGCCGCCGACCCGCAGAGCTCCTTCGACCGTCCCGTCCGCGTGCGCGCCGGCTTCCAGCTGACCTTCGACGTGCCCTACCCGACCCCCATGCTGTTCGTCGTGCAGCCCCGCGACCGACTGGAACCCACCGGCACCCGCCAGCGCATCCTGGACCAGCGGCCCCTGGGCGCCGCGCAGGGCATCCACACGTACACCGACACGCACGGCAACGCGGTCTGGCGCACCGTCGCGCAGCCCGGCACGTTCACCATCGGGCACGACCTGATCGCCGAAATCACCCGCAACGCCGACCCCGCCCACCCCGACCTGCCCAAAACCCCGGTCGAGGCCCTGCCAGACGAGACCATCACGTACCTGCTCCCCAGCCGCTACGTGGACAGCGACCTGATCAGCGCCGACGCCTGGGAACGCTTCGGGCACATCCAGGGCGGCTGGGCGCAGGTGCAGGCCATCAGCGACTACCTGAACGACACCTGCACGTACGGCTACGGGTCCACCAGCGCCACCACCGCCTTCCAGGCGCTCGGCAGTGGCCGCGCGGTCTGCCGGGACTTCGCGCACATGGGCGTCGCGTTCTGCCGCGCCCTGAACATCCCCGCCCGGTACGTGTGCGGGTACCTGCCCGACATTGACATCACGCCCGACCCGGTCCCCATGGACTTCCACGCTTGGTTCGAGGCGTTCATCGACGGCCAGTGGCGTACCTTCGACGCGCGGCACAACCGCCCCCGCGCGGGACGCATCCTGATTGCCCAGGGCCGCGACGCCTCCGACGTGGCCTTCACCACCTCGTTCGGCAGCGCCCGCCTGACGCACATGAAAGTCTGGGCGGACGAAGCCGCACCCGACATGACCCTGGACACGCCCCCCAACCCCCGCATCTTCTGA
- a CDS encoding MaoC family dehydratase, with translation MNEDLNRPQGRYLEELTPGTVIRHRVTRTVTEADNVFFTTMTMNPQPLHLDHEYAAGTEFGRPLVNSLLTLSLLVGLSVHELTLGTLVANLGLTDVVFPKPVFHGDTIRAESEVLEVRESRSRPDAGIVIVEHRALNQRGEIVARCKRTALMQKRPAQPD, from the coding sequence ATGAATGAGGATCTGAACCGCCCGCAGGGGCGCTACCTGGAGGAACTGACCCCCGGCACCGTGATCCGTCACCGCGTGACGCGCACGGTCACGGAGGCTGACAACGTGTTCTTCACGACCATGACCATGAATCCGCAGCCGCTGCATCTGGATCACGAGTACGCGGCGGGGACCGAGTTCGGGCGGCCGCTGGTGAACAGCCTGCTGACCCTGAGCCTGCTGGTGGGCCTGAGTGTGCACGAGCTGACGCTGGGCACGCTGGTCGCGAACCTGGGCCTGACGGACGTGGTGTTCCCGAAGCCGGTGTTCCATGGGGATACCATCCGCGCGGAGTCGGAGGTGCTGGAGGTCCGCGAGAGCCGCAGCCGCCCGGACGCGGGCATCGTGATCGTGGAGCACCGCGCGCTGAACCAGCGGGGCGAGATCGTGGCGCGGTGTAAACGGACCGCCCTGATGCAGAAACGGCCCGCCCAGCCGGACTGA
- a CDS encoding TapB family protein — protein sequence MRPPTRLILSVTLTALASPAAHAACALKDLFPSGVYTYRMSGPTTITYTTTNAAKSSSVTSTTTVAGTTTSMTWACTAKGLTGTMSTGGKENLTTTSSAFLPPPSVWRPGYSWKSNQTVNMGGGLTAKSTSVNKIVKRESIKVPAGTFTAWRLDTTSTMTMKLPNSSAPKTTTLKSSVWYAPGTGMIRSESSGVTTELVKVKR from the coding sequence ATGCGCCCACCCACCCGCCTCATCCTGAGCGTCACCCTCACCGCCCTGGCCAGCCCCGCCGCGCACGCCGCCTGCGCCCTGAAAGATCTGTTCCCCAGCGGCGTCTACACCTACCGCATGTCCGGGCCCACCACGATCACCTACACCACCACCAACGCCGCCAAGAGCAGCAGCGTGACCTCCACCACCACCGTGGCCGGCACCACCACCAGCATGACCTGGGCCTGCACCGCCAAGGGCCTGACCGGCACGATGTCCACCGGCGGCAAGGAGAACCTCACCACCACCAGCAGCGCCTTCCTGCCCCCCCCGAGCGTCTGGCGACCCGGGTACAGCTGGAAGAGCAATCAGACGGTCAACATGGGCGGCGGCCTCACCGCTAAGAGCACCAGCGTCAACAAGATCGTGAAACGCGAATCCATCAAGGTGCCCGCCGGGACCTTCACCGCGTGGCGGCTGGACACCACCTCCACCATGACCATGAAGCTCCCGAACAGCAGCGCCCCCAAGACCACCACCCTCAAGAGCAGCGTCTGGTACGCTCCGGGCACCGGCATGATCCGCAGCGAGAGCAGCGGCGTGACCACCGAACTCGTGAAGGTCAAACGCTGA
- a CDS encoding HpcH/HpaI aldolase/citrate lyase family protein translates to MSTNVRSAGLPAGLARPRSLLFAPGNRADLIAKLPRSAPDAVVIDLEDAIPGTPEAKAAARPVARDAARDLIAAAPHLPVFLRVNAVHSPYFAEDLHVLTPELAGVVVPKLERADDVRQVVNALATFGLTLPILAGLETGAGVWHAHDILREDAVRWAYFGAEDYTTDLGGRRTPGGLEVLYARSQVALAARLTGVPALDIVVTALNDPERFREDAGLGRALGYAGKLCIHPAQVELAHELFGATPAETARARALLAAAHDAATQGHGAFSFEGQMVDEPMLASARAILTQDHAGLPHPGGTHE, encoded by the coding sequence ATGTCAACGAACGTTCGTTCGGCTGGGCTTCCCGCTGGGCTGGCGCGGCCCCGCAGCCTGCTGTTCGCGCCGGGGAACCGCGCCGACCTGATCGCCAAACTGCCCCGCAGCGCCCCCGACGCGGTGGTCATCGACCTGGAGGACGCCATTCCCGGCACGCCCGAGGCGAAGGCCGCCGCCCGCCCGGTCGCGCGCGACGCCGCGCGGGACCTGATCGCCGCCGCGCCGCACCTCCCGGTGTTCCTGCGCGTGAACGCCGTGCACTCGCCGTACTTTGCCGAGGATCTGCACGTGCTGACGCCGGAACTGGCCGGGGTGGTCGTGCCGAAACTGGAACGCGCGGACGACGTGCGGCAGGTCGTGAACGCCCTGGCGACGTTCGGCCTGACCCTGCCCATCCTGGCGGGCCTGGAGACGGGTGCGGGCGTGTGGCACGCGCACGACATCCTGCGAGAGGACGCCGTGCGCTGGGCGTACTTCGGCGCGGAGGATTACACGACAGACCTGGGCGGGAGGCGCACGCCCGGCGGGCTGGAGGTCCTGTACGCCCGCTCGCAGGTGGCGCTGGCCGCGCGCCTGACCGGCGTGCCCGCGCTGGACATCGTCGTGACCGCCCTGAACGACCCGGAACGCTTCCGCGAGGACGCCGGACTGGGCCGCGCGCTGGGCTACGCCGGGAAACTGTGCATCCACCCCGCGCAGGTCGAACTGGCGCACGAGCTGTTCGGCGCGACCCCCGCCGAGACGGCCCGCGCCCGCGCCCTGCTCGCCGCCGCCCATGACGCCGCCACGCAGGGCCACGGGGCGTTCAGCTTCGAGGGTCAGATGGTGGACGAACCCATGCTGGCTTCCGCTCGCGCCATCCTCACGCAGGATCACGCTGGACTCCCCCACCCCGGAGGTACCCATGAATGA
- a CDS encoding arginine--tRNA ligase, with the protein MDLKARLKTAVEAAAASMGAPLDAAIQETPANKPGDYGTPAAFQIAKALGQNPAQVAQTLAQTVQLPDGIERVEAAGPFLNFFVDVGGFVRSVVQTPLNLPAQDGKVVIEHTSVNPNKELHVGHLRNVVLGDSMARIFRAAGYEVEVQNYIDDTGRQAAESLFAMDHYGREWNGEQKYDHWLGEGYVRLNADPAKADMESGIREVMHKLEEGLLRPLVEQTVKAQLDTCFRIGATYDLLVWESDVVGSGFLNRAMDILEGSRYTSHPTEGKFAGAFIMDVSEFMPGLEESNVVLRRSDGTAMYVAKDIGFQFWKFGLFEGMTFKPFMTDPAGHTIWTSDPGGDSAQAARFGHAHEVINVIDSRQKHPQMLVRSSLGVAGETEKEARSIHLSYEFVNLNGQTISGRKGITLAVDSALEQAAARGFAELSAKNPDLATRDDAQEIARRIGVGALRFAMLRNEPSRAFDFDLEKASSLQGDTAPYIQYAAVRAANILRKAQEAGHTVDGTGAAWDALPDVDLILAKQVAKLPEVVEQAVRAHSPHGVAQYALDLATSFNAWYNAKDKQGKPATNVLASPEGLREARLALVARVRTAFEDTLGLIGIEIPPAM; encoded by the coding sequence ATGGACCTGAAGGCTCGACTCAAAACCGCCGTGGAGGCCGCCGCCGCCAGCATGGGCGCCCCGCTGGACGCCGCCATCCAGGAGACGCCTGCGAACAAACCCGGCGATTACGGCACGCCCGCCGCGTTCCAGATCGCCAAGGCCCTCGGGCAGAACCCTGCGCAGGTCGCGCAGACGCTCGCGCAGACCGTGCAGCTGCCAGACGGGATTGAGCGCGTGGAGGCCGCCGGGCCGTTCCTAAACTTCTTCGTGGACGTCGGCGGCTTCGTGCGCAGCGTCGTGCAGACGCCCCTGAACCTCCCCGCGCAGGACGGCAAGGTCGTCATCGAGCACACCAGCGTGAACCCCAACAAGGAACTCCACGTGGGACACCTGCGCAACGTCGTGCTCGGCGACAGCATGGCCCGCATCTTCCGCGCCGCCGGGTACGAGGTCGAGGTGCAGAACTACATCGACGACACCGGCCGGCAGGCCGCCGAGAGCCTGTTCGCCATGGACCACTACGGCCGCGAGTGGAACGGCGAGCAGAAATACGACCACTGGCTGGGCGAGGGCTACGTGAGGCTGAACGCCGACCCCGCCAAGGCCGACATGGAAAGTGGCATCCGCGAGGTCATGCACAAGCTCGAAGAAGGCCTGCTGCGCCCCCTGGTCGAGCAGACCGTGAAAGCCCAGCTGGACACCTGCTTCCGCATCGGCGCCACGTACGACCTGCTCGTGTGGGAGTCCGACGTGGTCGGCAGCGGCTTCCTGAACCGCGCCATGGACATCCTGGAGGGCAGCCGCTACACCTCGCACCCCACGGAAGGGAAGTTCGCGGGCGCGTTCATCATGGACGTCAGCGAGTTCATGCCGGGCCTGGAGGAATCCAACGTGGTGCTGCGCCGCAGTGACGGCACGGCCATGTATGTCGCCAAGGACATCGGCTTCCAGTTCTGGAAGTTCGGCCTGTTCGAGGGCATGACCTTCAAGCCCTTCATGACCGACCCCGCCGGGCACACCATCTGGACCAGCGACCCGGGCGGGGACAGCGCCCAGGCCGCCCGCTTCGGGCACGCGCACGAGGTCATCAACGTCATCGACTCCCGCCAGAAACACCCCCAGATGCTCGTGCGCAGCAGCCTGGGCGTCGCCGGAGAGACCGAGAAAGAAGCGCGCAGCATCCACCTCAGCTACGAATTCGTGAACCTGAACGGGCAGACCATCAGCGGCCGCAAGGGCATCACCCTGGCGGTGGACAGCGCGCTGGAACAGGCCGCCGCGCGGGGCTTTGCGGAACTCAGCGCGAAGAACCCCGACCTCGCCACCCGTGACGACGCGCAGGAGATCGCACGCCGCATTGGCGTGGGCGCCCTGCGCTTCGCCATGCTGCGCAACGAACCCAGCCGCGCCTTCGACTTCGACCTGGAGAAGGCCAGCAGCCTCCAGGGCGACACCGCCCCGTACATCCAGTACGCCGCCGTGCGCGCCGCGAACATCCTGCGCAAAGCCCAGGAGGCCGGGCATACCGTAGACGGCACCGGCGCCGCCTGGGACGCCCTGCCCGACGTGGACCTGATCCTCGCCAAGCAGGTCGCCAAACTCCCCGAAGTCGTCGAACAGGCCGTCCGCGCGCACTCCCCGCACGGCGTCGCCCAGTACGCCCTGGACCTCGCCACGTCCTTCAACGCCTGGTACAACGCTAAGGACAAGCAGGGCAAGCCCGCCACGAACGTCCTCGCCAGCCCCGAAGGCCTGCGCGAAGCGAGACTGGCCCTCGTCGCCCGCGTCCGCACCGCCTTCGAGGACACCCTCGGCCTGATCGGCATCGAGATTCCCCCCGCGATGTAA